The following DNA comes from Peribacillus sp. FSL E2-0218.
GACATGTTTCCCACGGCAAGTTCGCAAGTGGCTGAACAATTTATCCGGGTGTTGACGATATTGGTGCTTTCCACATTATTCATGCACCAGGGCTACTCACATTATGTGGTCGGCAAGGGGGCTGTCTTCGGGTCTATCGCCGGCGGCATTACGGGGCTTGCCTTGCTCCTGGTTTTTGTGATCCTGAAAGAAGAATGGCAGATTTTTTTACGAATGGATCTTAAACCGGCAAATTTCATCAAGATATCCAAAGCCTTGGTCTTTCAAGGGCTGGCGTTCTGTATAACGGGGCTGATCCTTATCTTGTTTCAGTTTGTCGACTCGCTGCACCTCTATTCCTTATTAAGGGAAACGGGAATGGGGGAAAATGAAGCCAAAGGCTGGAAAGGGGTTTATGACCGTGGGCAGCCCTTGCTTCAGCTAGGGACGGTTGCGGCCAATTCTTTTGCATTGGCGCTTGTACCTGTCATATCCGGATTTGTCCAAAAGCGTGATGAACAAGAATTATTCAATAAAATCAAATTGGCGCTGCGGGTAAGTGCTTCGCTTGGACTAGCGGCAGCGGTCGGCCTGGCAGTCATGATGAGTCCGGTCAATCATATGCTGTTCACGGATGACAAAGGGACGGTTACATTAGCCATTTTTTCAATATCGATATTATTCTCCTCCCTCATCATGACCGCTGCAGCTGTGATCCAAAGCCTCGGTTATACGGTCATGCCGGTCGTCATTACGATTATAGGGGTGTGCTGCAAGTGGGCGTTGAACCTTGTTTTAGTGCCCCAATACCAAATTGCCGGGGCGGCCTCGGCCACGGTACTGGCCTTTATGATCATGTCTGCATTATTTTATGCGGTATTGAGGGTGCATATCAAAAAGCCACTAATGGAGAAGAGATACATATTCATCATCGTAAAGAGTGCGGTCTTCATGAGTGCGGTGGTTCTGTTATATAATGCCTCGTTTCACTTGATGTCCTCAGGAGAGGGCCGGTTGCTTGCCACGATCCAGGCGCTGATCGGAGTGGCGATCGGGGCAGCCGTCTTTGTGGGGACCGCCATACGTGCAGGTTTGTTTGAGGAAGAAGAACTTTCGCTTATACCTTTAGTATCGAAGCTAAAACGATTCATAAAAACGAGTAGGGGGTAAATACCCATGAATGAGATAACGATAATCGGCCTTGGTGCAGGGGACTTGGACCAGCTTCCGCTAGGGATTTATAAAAAATTGACACAAGTCCAACAATGCTTCTTAAGGACGATCGATCATCCTGTGATCGAGGAATTGAAAGCGGAGGGCATCCGTTTCACGGCTTTTGATTGGATATATGAAAAGCACGACCAATTTGAAGCGGTATATGAAGAAATTGCCGAAACATTATTACAAGCGGCTTTGAACCAGTCCGTTTTATATGCGGTTCCGGGTCATCCGATGGTTGCGGAAAAAACGGTCCAGCTTTTGCTTGAAAAAGGGCCTGCGCTTGGAGTGGACATAAAGCTGGAAGGTGGACAAAGCTTCCTTGATCCCTTGTTCCAAGCTGTTCGCATCGATCCGATCGAGGGGTTCCAGCTATTGGATGGGACGGATCTTTCGGCCAATGACCTGCATATCACCCAGCATATGATAATCGGCCAGGTGTATGATGCATTCAGCGCTTCGAATGTGAAGCTTACTTTAATGGAGAAGCTCCCGGATGACTATGAGGTCTTCATCGTAACAGCGGCAGGCAGCAGCAAGGAAAAAGTGACAAAATGCGCTCTGTTCGAGCTTGATCGTCAGTTGGAATTAAGTAACTTGACGAGTGTATATGTCCCTCCTGTCAGAGAAGAAGCGCTGCAATACCGCGAGTTTTTCAAGCTGCGGCAAATCATTGCCCAGCTTAGGGGACCTGACGGTTGTCCTTGGGATAAGAAACAAACGCATGAAAGCTTGAAGAAATACCTGATAGAAGAGGCATACGAGCTTATTGATTCCATTGATGAAGAAGATGATGAGGGCATGGTCGGCGAGCTTGGGGATGTCTTGCTTCAAGTGATGCTCCATTCGCAAATCGGTGAAGATGAGGGCATGTTCACGATAGATGATGTGATCGAGGGCATTACGGCCAAAATGATTCGACGCCATCCCCACGTATTCGGCGATGTTGAAGTGAATGACGAGGAAGACGTAATGGTGAACTGGCAGAAAATCAAAGCGGAGGAGAAAGGCAGCGAAATAACGCTCCAGCCTTCCATATTGGATGGAATCGAGAAATCCTTGCCCAACTTACTTCGCGCCGAAGAATATCAGAAAAGAGCTGCAAAGGTTGGCTTTGATTGGGACGAGGTTTCCGAAGCATGGAAAAAGGTTATAGAGGAAGTGCATGAATTAGAAGAAGAAATGGTATCTCCGGATTGTGATGTGGAAAGAATTCAATCGGAGCTGGGCGACCTCTTTTTTGCGCTTGTCAACATTTCACGTTATTATGACATACAAGCGGAGGAAGCCGTCTACCAAGCGAACCGGAAATTTCATCAGCGTTTTACATATATAGAACAATGCATCCTAAAGACAGGCAAAAAGTTTGAGCATCATTCTTTGGAAGAGCTGGATTCATACTGGGATGAGGCAAAGGCTAAAGGACTTTAATCAAGGGGGAGAATAAGAATGTCGATGAGATTGGATAAATTCCTGAAAGTATCAAGGTTGATCAAGCGCCGCACACTTGCGAAGGAAGTTGCGGACAAAGGGCGGATCACGATTAACGGGCAACAGGCAAAAGCGAGCTCGAATGTGAAGGATGGCGACGAATTGACTGTACGTTTCGGTCAAAAGCTGGTGACGGTACGAGTCGATAAAATCCAGGAAACGACGAAAAAAGATGCGGCAGCAGAAATGTATACGATCGTTAAGGAAGAAAAGCTGGCAGAGGAGTAAGGACAAGCTTGGTTCTATTTCCCTTCTTACGGACATACACTTGTACAAAATCAGTGGTACTGTGAGGGATGAAAAAATGAGCCAATTTATTGAACCGAATGCTGGTTATACAAAGGGAACGATCCAAGAGCATGATGTAACGATGAAAGGCCGCCGTTTACTGGAAATTACCGGTGTCAAGCAAGTGGAAAGCTTTGATAATGAAGAGTTCCTGCTCGAAACGTCAATGGGATTCCTATCGATACGGGGGCAAAACCTGCAAATGAAGAATTTGGACGTTGATAAAGGCATCGTATCCATTAAAGGGAAGATTTTCGACCTTGTTTATCTGGATGAGCAATCAGGGGAGAAGGCTAAAGGCTTCTTTGGCAAATTGTTCAAATGACCTTAACGATCCAATTTTATACGTTGCTAGCGATGATTGGCATGGGCAGTGGTTTTGGAGCTGCCCTGGATACGTATAGCCGGTTTCTAAAGCGTTCCGAGAGGAAAAGGTGGATTGTGTTCATCCACGATTTCCTTTTCTGGATCATTCAAGGTCTGCTTATCTTTTATGTTTTATTTTTAGTGAACGAGGGAGAGTTTCGCTTCTATTTATTTTTGGCCTTATTTTGCGGTTTCGCTGCATATCAAGCATTGTTCAAAGGGTTCTATCAGCGGTTGTTGGAGTTATTGATACATCTGGTGATAAAGTTGGCAAGATTTATCACCAATTCTGTTCACATGCTGATATTTCTTCCGATAAAATGGGTAATAGTATCCATAATAGCCATCGTGATGGGGCTAGGCAAATTCGCCTTCGCATTATTGAAATGGGCAGGGAAAATCGTTCTCTTTATTTTAAATGTATTCTGGAAGCCAATAAAATGGATGTTGACCTATATGTGGAATTTATTGCCGGTTTTTGTTACGAAAAACGTCGGGAAGTTTTATAATAAAGGAAAAGGGATTTTATTGAAAATAAAGAATTCTATAAGTAGAACGCTCAATGGATGGAGAAATAAAAAGAAATGATGAGAGGAGTGATAAAATATGAGTAGCCTTCGTAAAAGGAAAGTGGCAAAAATAGAAAATGCCTACGTCGCCCAACAAGAGAAAAAAGTACAAACAGTAGAAAAAAAGAGGCGCGGTCTAATGCGTAGACTAACTCTTTATTCAGTTTTTGCGGCTCTCTTTTTAATTTTGGCTGTTACCACCCTCGTTACGCAAAATGCTGCACTTGATGAGAAAGTTCAACAGAAGAAGGAAATGCAAGTTAAGCTGGCTAAATTGGAAAAAGACGAAACCCTTCTTAAGGAAGAAATCGTCAAACTTAATGATGACGATTATATTGCGAAAATAGCCAGACGGGATTATTTCCTATCGGACAATGGCGAGATCCTTTTTACGCTTCCAAAAGGTAAGGAAGATAGTGACTAATATTGACACTGTTTTTTTACTTTCGTTATAATATAGTATGAAGAGATTTTTTAACATTTCTAAGGAGGAACATTTTTTTTATGTCAATCGAAGTAGGCAGCAAGTTACAAGGTAAAGTAACAGGCATTACTAATTTTGGTGCATTTGTAGAGCTCCCTCAAGGTTCCACTGGTCTTGTCCATATCAGTGAAGTGGCTGATAATTATGTCAAGGATATCAATGACCATTTAAAAGTGGGCGATACAGTTGAGGTGAAAGTCATCAATGTGGAAAAAGATGGCAAGATTGGCTTGTCCATAAAAAAAGCGATAGACCGTCCTGAAGGAGAGCAAAAACCTGCATACACACCACGTCCGCGCCAAGGAAGAGGGAATGACAGCCGTTCCAAAGACTTCCGCTCAAAAGGTAACAGTTTTCAGCCAAAGGAAAACTTTGAGCAAAAAATGGCAAAATTCTTAAAAGATAGCGAAGACCGCTTAACGACCCTCAAACGTAGCACCGAAACGAAACGGGGAGGTCGAGGAGGAAGACGCGGATAAAACTGCTGCTGAAATAATAGATTAGCAACTTTTCCTGTGAATACTTTCATAGTGTAGATAAAGGCAGGCAGCTTGCTTGTCTTCTTTTAATTGTATCTAAGTTTCCGTGAATCACGCCAAAAAAAGCGCTCCTGTACACTAGTGTGCAGAAGCGCTTTTTCTTGTTTTTTGGGATGACCCGTACGGGATTCGAACCCGTGTTACCGCCGTGAAAGGGCGGTGTCTTAACCGCTTGACCAACGGGCCAGGAAAGAAAGTAAGGATAGCGGCAGAGGGGATCGAACCCCCGACCTCACGGGTATGAACCGTACGCTCTAGCCAGCTGAGCTACGCCGCCATAATGGTAAGTGCTACTGAAGCACAAGTTATATCTTACATTCGTGAGCAAAGAATGTCAACAAAAAAAATAAAGATTATCTATATCCATTTTCCTGATGATTTATTCATGTTATTTTCCGCAAAAATAACCTAAAAACTTTGCTTTTCTTCAAAAAAAAAGGAACGCCCGTTTCTGTATTGGGAAAAACCGGACAAAAACCTGTATACAAATGATTGTTCAAGAAGAATTTCGTCGAACGTTTTTCCAATACGCTTTTAAAATTCTGACAAAAAAATGACAATGGCCTCTTTATAATAAAAATCACTAATACGAATGGGGTGTTGAAATGGAAAAAGTAGAAAGACCAATGTTGGAACCTCTTGGAGATGTTCAATTAAAAGAAGCGAAGGCAGGGGCCATCAATTGGATCCAGCAGCTGCAAATGAAATCGGAGGATATATTCATAAAGAAAGGCATTTCTTTAGCCATTATCGGTTTTTTATTAGGACGGGCATTAATCCTCTCGCAACTGGCACCATTTGGACTTCCGTTTTTCGCAGCCGTATTCCTTATGAGACGTGACAGGGCTCCGCTGGCATTATTCGGATTGATTGCAGGGGGGCTCACCGTTCACTATTCCAATAGTTTAATCATATTCGCGTCGGCGTTCCTGCTCCTGCTTTTTCATAAGATCAAGAAGCCCGCCGTCGAAGGACAATTCAAGACGATGTCGATGTACGTATTCGCTTCAATGTTCCTGGTCAACCTGGCCGAGCAATATCTGGTGTTCCGAACGATTCAGCTGTACGACCTTATGATGATAGGGGTGGAGGCGGGACTTGCCATGATATTGACCTTGATCTTCATCCAGTCGATTCCGCTGCTGACGATCCGGACAAGATCCCAATCATTGAAGACGGAGGAAATCGTCAGTATCATCATCTTGCTGGCGTCGGTGATGACCGGAACGATTGGCTGGATGATATATGATCTATCACTCGACCATATATTCTCGCGATACTTGGTACTTCTCTTCGGGCTGGCAGGAGGGGCCGCCATAGGCTCCACTGTAGGTGTAGTAACCGGACTGATATTTTCCCTTGCAAGTATTTCCAGCCTTTATCAAATGAGCCTGCTTGCTTTTTCCGGCCTGCTTGGGGGGCTGCTGAAGGAGGGACGGAAAATAGGGGTCGCTAGCGGCCTCTTGATCGCCACATTACTGATAGGTCTATATGGCGAGGGCACCAATAATATAATGGTCACACTTTATGAATCACTTGTTGCCGTTGCGTTATTTATATTGACGCCATCATCGATCATCAACAAAATAGCGAAGCATATACCGGGAACTGTTGAGAATTCCGATGAACAACAGCAGTATGCCCGCAAGGTGAGGGATGTTACCGCTCAAAGGGTTGAGCAGTTCTCACATGTATTCGAGGCGCTCTCGAATAGCTTCTCCCAAGTGGATGAAAGGGGGAGATTGGAGGAAGATGAGAAGGAATTCGATTATTTTTTAAGTAATGTGACGGAAAAGACATGCCAGCTCTGTTTTAAAA
Coding sequences within:
- a CDS encoding S1 domain-containing RNA-binding protein — encoded protein: MSIEVGSKLQGKVTGITNFGAFVELPQGSTGLVHISEVADNYVKDINDHLKVGDTVEVKVINVEKDGKIGLSIKKAIDRPEGEQKPAYTPRPRQGRGNDSRSKDFRSKGNSFQPKENFEQKMAKFLKDSEDRLTTLKRSTETKRGGRGGRRG
- the mazG gene encoding nucleoside triphosphate pyrophosphohydrolase yields the protein MNEITIIGLGAGDLDQLPLGIYKKLTQVQQCFLRTIDHPVIEELKAEGIRFTAFDWIYEKHDQFEAVYEEIAETLLQAALNQSVLYAVPGHPMVAEKTVQLLLEKGPALGVDIKLEGGQSFLDPLFQAVRIDPIEGFQLLDGTDLSANDLHITQHMIIGQVYDAFSASNVKLTLMEKLPDDYEVFIVTAAGSSKEKVTKCALFELDRQLELSNLTSVYVPPVREEALQYREFFKLRQIIAQLRGPDGCPWDKKQTHESLKKYLIEEAYELIDSIDEEDDEGMVGELGDVLLQVMLHSQIGEDEGMFTIDDVIEGITAKMIRRHPHVFGDVEVNDEEDVMVNWQKIKAEEKGSEITLQPSILDGIEKSLPNLLRAEEYQKRAAKVGFDWDEVSEAWKKVIEEVHELEEEMVSPDCDVERIQSELGDLFFALVNISRYYDIQAEEAVYQANRKFHQRFTYIEQCILKTGKKFEHHSLEELDSYWDEAKAKGL
- the yabP gene encoding sporulation protein YabP — translated: MSQFIEPNAGYTKGTIQEHDVTMKGRRLLEITGVKQVESFDNEEFLLETSMGFLSIRGQNLQMKNLDVDKGIVSIKGKIFDLVYLDEQSGEKAKGFFGKLFK
- a CDS encoding RNA-binding S4 domain-containing protein, which encodes MRLDKFLKVSRLIKRRTLAKEVADKGRITINGQQAKASSNVKDGDELTVRFGQKLVTVRVDKIQETTKKDAAAEMYTIVKEEKLAEE
- a CDS encoding polysaccharide biosynthesis protein codes for the protein MAEKPYKTSNELFRGALILSAAAIIVKVLSAAYRIPYQNIAGDIGFYIYQQVYPFYGVALTLSTLGFPVVISKLIAERESSRNDFAVKDILVSSFLVLSSIGIVMFAALFLGADWVAGLMEDPKLSSLLKIIAFSYLLMPVSSVLRGYFQGMNDMFPTASSQVAEQFIRVLTILVLSTLFMHQGYSHYVVGKGAVFGSIAGGITGLALLLVFVILKEEWQIFLRMDLKPANFIKISKALVFQGLAFCITGLILILFQFVDSLHLYSLLRETGMGENEAKGWKGVYDRGQPLLQLGTVAANSFALALVPVISGFVQKRDEQELFNKIKLALRVSASLGLAAAVGLAVMMSPVNHMLFTDDKGTVTLAIFSISILFSSLIMTAAAVIQSLGYTVMPVVITIIGVCCKWALNLVLVPQYQIAGAASATVLAFMIMSALFYAVLRVHIKKPLMEKRYIFIIVKSAVFMSAVVLLYNASFHLMSSGEGRLLATIQALIGVAIGAAVFVGTAIRAGLFEEEELSLIPLVSKLKRFIKTSRG
- a CDS encoding septum formation initiator family protein, with translation MSSLRKRKVAKIENAYVAQQEKKVQTVEKKRRGLMRRLTLYSVFAALFLILAVTTLVTQNAALDEKVQQKKEMQVKLAKLEKDETLLKEEIVKLNDDDYIAKIARRDYFLSDNGEILFTLPKGKEDSD
- the yabQ gene encoding spore cortex biosynthesis protein YabQ, with translation MTLTIQFYTLLAMIGMGSGFGAALDTYSRFLKRSERKRWIVFIHDFLFWIIQGLLIFYVLFLVNEGEFRFYLFLALFCGFAAYQALFKGFYQRLLELLIHLVIKLARFITNSVHMLIFLPIKWVIVSIIAIVMGLGKFAFALLKWAGKIVLFILNVFWKPIKWMLTYMWNLLPVFVTKNVGKFYNKGKGILLKIKNSISRTLNGWRNKKK